The Clarias gariepinus isolate MV-2021 ecotype Netherlands chromosome 3, CGAR_prim_01v2, whole genome shotgun sequence DNA window GTCAGCTAAACAAAATCGAAACACTTCACTTCACAATATGATGAGTTAAATTAGCCAACGCCAGCTGATCAGATTTACAAGAATGTTTACCGAAATTTACAAAATTCACTTATGAGTTAAACCCACTAGCAAGCATGCTAAACCTGAGGTAAAACACTGAAATGTGTAAACAAAACCAGTCTTTTGTGCTCTGGGGGAGGTTGAGCTTCATAACAACCATTAGCACGAAAGGTGTTAGCCGTTTCATAAACAAACATATTTGATGACTTTAGTCAGAGCTAGCAGGCAAGCTAACATGAggtaaactgtgtgtgtgtgtgtctcaggtgATGTGCAGATGGCTCAGCCAGCCGTGTGTAAGGTGCGAACGGAGGTGATGGAGATTACGCGTTCCATGTTGGACCGAAGCAATGCTAACTTCCTGCTGTGGCCGCTTTGTGTTGAAGTGCAGCGGTGCTCAGGCTGCTGCAACACACGGACGCTGCACTGTGTACCTGTAACCACACAGACACGCCACCTACAGGTACACACCCACTCCCAGGCCTGGACTTCCCCTGGATAGGAGTATGTTAGTTAAACATGAATTTATAGCTAGGCTAACTTAACACTATAACCGTCTCGATCATCTTTTTGTAAcgctattttttttccccccagatgACTAAAATCCAGTTCGTCAACAGACAGCCCGTTTACGAGAAGGTCATCTTACCTGTGGAGGACCACGTCACCTGTAGCTGTAAATCACAAGATGTCGGTCACACGACTTTAACAAAGACGACAACGtccccacctcctcctcctcctccccgacTCGTCACGAAACCCCCCGTCTCCAAGAGCCAATCAAAAGAGGAGCTGCATCGCCACGATGACCTAAAACACAACCAGAGGTTCCAGCTGGACGATCGAGAGTCTCAGTGGCAGTCGAAATACACGCTGTCACACACGCAGAGAGCGCCTGTACACACACCCGCGCACACACTTTCACTCACGCACGGCTCGAGTTCAGAAGACCTATCGACGAGGCACGTGAGCTTCGGCACAACGCGTATGCTGAGCGACACGGCGCAGCAAAACACGCCGACGCAAGagcatcacacacaccactcgGAGACGGAGAAGGTTCACGAACATCACACACGCCTCAGTGGTGACGATAACATAAAATCCACAGAGAGTCCAGAACATCcaaagcatcatcatcatcatcaccaaaaTGATGACCACGAGTCAGCGACAAAACACGAGCTAAGCAAGTCACACTCCACTGAGCACCACCAGAGCCAATCAGACATCACGCTTCACCACAGTGGCCAATTAGAAGCCCCTACTCACAGCTTTGGCCAG harbors:
- the si:ch211-79m20.1 gene encoding putative cyclin-dependent serine/threonine-protein kinase DDB_G0272797/DDB_G0274007 — protein: MSSWVVLLFALVACLRLCGAQDPLPVSLVNLVMDSPISSMKDLQELLDVHSVEEEEEEDEDHDSHGTHKRLPRSLGDVQMAQPAVCKVRTEVMEITRSMLDRSNANFLLWPLCVEVQRCSGCCNTRTLHCVPVTTQTRHLQMTKIQFVNRQPVYEKVILPVEDHVTCSCKSQDVGHTTLTKTTTSPPPPPPPRLVTKPPVSKSQSKEELHRHDDLKHNQRFQLDDRESQWQSKYTLSHTQRAPVHTPAHTLSLTHGSSSEDLSTRHVSFGTTRMLSDTAQQNTPTQEHHTHHSETEKVHEHHTRLSGDDNIKSTESPEHPKHHHHHHQNDDHESATKHELSKSHSTEHHQSQSDITLHHSGQLEAPTHSFGQVEVIGQASGQSEMSSQSSTPSFHQSEDKEQHQSQSETGQEKSEHHHHHHHHHHHLPPTQAATERAVTSAPAGTPPAPHTPPPAVAQRKRRRKQRRRMSKSAMRAMIMVMS